Proteins encoded within one genomic window of Candidatus Berkiella cookevillensis:
- a CDS encoding J domain-containing protein, giving the protein MLNEVSEFVKSFHFNNIFKSKINFSKILLVAFFGLGLHAGLSLFLSYALNTLYIHNIGMPLSHYLGLSSVFHKTQWLAHGLAAFVAFRVAYHVSLNRNIEMLRERAVQWLHTCYQHLKSQIIKLLDIRLSKDKSIEEPKPFFIKLRERIKNMLTSASNMFKRAVATVIPPRLFFRIAKVLPIGGWTEHVKFPEGVLDDFQYTVLCESAEEVKIILDTLPKEVLYRLLKKKNQLGHTPLYTAAINGEKEPWAKRGDKFRYILEAIEPEQRVQFLQESIGEGLSKDSLVGRLKLDSTKPPYWSIIQSVLSPEQLKALVYTVRDRGDSLLHSKAFTAGAREMLMVLEPLNEAERKAYLIQMCPHGRTPMIELFYRWKMENVEPVFAMLPQKDWQEVFAMQPEGWSMSIGEKIMAVCHSSDKEEYAEHIKYLSENYALDLPDRYKKLTEDDQEEALEDLHEALKSSKCDLKENFKKKYGDTPEGILDMEPLLEASAYVPAYRKLQLKYHPDRAGAVGTEMSAKLNAAKKFIEEREERQKYESASILDDPEIWNILTRKAK; this is encoded by the coding sequence ATGCTCAATGAAGTATCTGAGTTTGTAAAATCATTTCATTTTAATAATATATTCAAAAGCAAAATAAATTTCTCCAAGATATTGCTTGTGGCTTTCTTTGGATTAGGCTTGCATGCAGGTCTTTCTCTTTTCTTGAGCTATGCGCTCAATACTCTCTATATACACAATATTGGAATGCCCTTGTCGCATTACCTAGGACTTTCTTCTGTTTTTCATAAAACCCAATGGCTTGCGCATGGTCTTGCTGCTTTTGTTGCATTTAGAGTTGCTTATCATGTTTCCCTGAATAGGAATATAGAAATGTTAAGAGAAAGAGCGGTGCAATGGCTGCACACATGTTATCAGCACCTAAAAAGTCAAATCATTAAGCTTTTAGATATAAGGCTTAGCAAAGACAAAAGTATTGAAGAACCCAAGCCATTTTTCATAAAGCTACGAGAAAGGATAAAAAATATGCTCACAAGTGCCAGTAATATGTTTAAACGCGCTGTGGCAACGGTGATACCGCCACGCTTATTTTTTCGTATTGCAAAAGTATTACCAATAGGTGGCTGGACAGAGCATGTTAAATTTCCAGAAGGTGTCTTAGATGATTTTCAATATACGGTTTTGTGCGAAAGCGCAGAAGAAGTAAAAATTATTTTAGATACGCTGCCTAAAGAAGTATTGTATCGCTTGCTTAAGAAGAAAAACCAACTGGGGCATACCCCTTTATATACAGCGGCCATCAATGGTGAAAAAGAGCCTTGGGCTAAAAGAGGAGATAAATTTAGATATATTTTGGAGGCGATTGAGCCAGAGCAAAGAGTGCAGTTTTTACAAGAGTCAATTGGAGAGGGGTTATCCAAAGATTCATTGGTGGGGCGGTTGAAGCTTGATAGTACAAAGCCACCCTATTGGTCAATCATTCAATCTGTTTTAAGTCCAGAGCAGTTAAAAGCTTTGGTTTATACGGTTCGAGATCGAGGCGATAGCTTGCTTCACTCTAAAGCCTTTACAGCTGGCGCAAGAGAAATGCTGATGGTTTTGGAGCCATTAAATGAGGCAGAGCGAAAGGCCTATTTGATACAGATGTGCCCGCATGGTCGGACGCCAATGATTGAGCTTTTTTACAGATGGAAAATGGAGAATGTGGAGCCTGTCTTTGCCATGCTCCCTCAAAAAGACTGGCAAGAAGTCTTCGCGATGCAGCCAGAAGGGTGGAGCATGAGCATTGGCGAAAAAATAATGGCAGTGTGTCATTCTTCAGATAAAGAAGAATATGCTGAGCATATCAAATATTTAAGTGAAAATTATGCTTTGGATTTACCTGATCGTTATAAAAAGCTCACTGAGGATGATCAAGAAGAGGCTTTGGAAGATTTACATGAAGCCCTAAAATCTTCTAAATGTGATTTAAAAGAAAATTTCAAAAAGAAATATGGCGATACACCAGAAGGCATTTTGGACATGGAGCCTTTATTAGAAGCAAGTGCTTATGTGCCTGCCTATCGTAAATTACAGCTGAAATATCACCCTGATAGAGCGGGTGCGGTAGGAACAGAGATGTCAGCCAAACTCAATGCTGCGAAGAAATTTATAGAGGAAAGAGAAGAAAGACAGAAATATGAGTCTGCTTCTATTCTTGACGATCCTGAGATTTGGAATATTTTGACGAGGAAAGCAAAATGA
- a CDS encoding colicin E3/pyocin S6 family cytotoxin codes for MPKNNKVFNPQLTNLPLLEEQLKAGLKPNDFYHGRQTLLDIALIHEQYAAADLLKRYGAIGYLDASKIQEQRRKTIEQSALISEYSVKCHYDKLGKASLDIEELDRSTSTASRCVRLSGNDFLKEGYLNQSVAIIRVQDKLNIVILEKRDPSKVVAVFQFDENFQLNLLSANAHSHNISIESEGQINICEKISAKKLSVIADTLHVQKAAFIQGCELKIDAKRSVRNQGVWLTETLALCSFDFINEGHIRLTEKYSIDCGGRFEQKNELIAVRQGSVKAHVVENAATSTLLIAEGELKLYGKAYVKNSGSILADYLVLDSEHLVNNQYGALIKAVTCIVPPKPNQFNNAGFYLVGRKNHLSILDKVLNYATSAVEITGMLLPMPSQSLKNLRTSLLVAKTLYHSAGILSRLYQGKYLEVSNSEYVHFFLDHVLPSIGGLSGNDEKTKFVCNVFYQLWGWYLGEDELIDRSLTILELIISAAATLGKGKLSAEDISLLQNVSRKIMHSRNTFKFAKSAIEVISAYSLGTAEDTRNANDTIAALSESALRDMIDRLSPDKIFGIEFNPKDLALFVLNGGHQQSHTEIIKRTLYSLIYALHKSEKISDSLKAEYQLYAQSFFSGKNWLLLYQRYQEGKITYAELTQQLFNNLTIYASYRATINQIEASAAKVLETESLSATDEAESRASEQLESNLEKTIEDEEQAEPEVHSVLEDGVTEEENQEEFELIEDTTYAPTEEEVLEKIHENAEAVRISYGADVAKVDVIIDVDAQVEKILHPQQDTDTDTETPESLNFGEQLDKLLSNGINTQHVQAMMEVQRALDGDYAAQGYLGVFASTLHNHGLLDSVGNAHFSIEVGNNSNSMRATENILISGHDISVRDEDNKRIAALSNNEANSSFLNEASGTITSGNDIRFSGVGQLENRGSVQADAHVYINDAKSVVNHEKASIIGVESVDVVADVEVQNIGYVSGKNVSLEGTQKEAHNAGNIVAQEEIVLKSQQKINHTSGRLSAQKIILAGTEIEKSGNMSAVLVKTTGYDTERPESITWRSGEGNDNIYALSLNPQKSFQCDADAFNGTQITDLQLNEAKLGQTQWPSLSPDFKNIFQLQLPYSERSISLESLPQLNPAATFILNAPGTRLEAVGDVPVHYANTLRYKGDAFRQTGSHGFKEAWFDTKDFDIEGGTNKLYLEKGGVIQSKTFNNKGNLHADGIIHWNVESFTNDAQIRHYIEEFIHSKENYVTDYVDSTAIVENSGSIYATGHRGHIADFQSTGGKFRSGTEGNYLYVDNAHLRPLFTQSGVYSRGVIEDVGWSWHSLPKANNAQFSSEGETVLYGTGKMIASGADVWGDKGTHLYFNEGVHDDKVESREYVIQQAKERSGGKNRHVTVPYTQAQVVSQNYISANDGPITIASADGSIFLKNTILSTPYDASLIARDKIWIDGAEVSIYERAHYKERGLKRRKTVRSDSHSVEVHSSYLFIGGTLVVSCLDFQLSAVSGVIGNADVTAFTTNLSAQEESFKNTTTTKTFSIGLPGENLIELLSSHNAKAIFSSLVKNCGWDIDELTALANAKSIAEIPAPLLNCARDAWNLTAMVAHACNEFGGSPAKFIGSITDQMGLTTQLSNGMRIPTPNVSLNWSKTKEKTEQSHMVASNLYIGGTFKLFGSKLIIADGSKIDANVLLLSLAKGIEMTKGVDKYSYQSVTKSGSLTTDLSNPIASSVSASRNSVRIESETVDLALLQGREAAYISVGESIVGEGRIIADKGKVSAPHIELVSAQSSYTESCKASSVGIGANAIGAGVLPQASINASQSRVENTVTEKAGIFIENGTLVTNECNLEKGSVISVKRLERLDGKEGLPVITGSMATDHNTQTQSSVGITLAHFDAEPGADMRYSSDRAQTIHQPSVYAENIVAGDFVGINTDKAQESIELESCHRGYAVAGFVPNKEKYEKQAEDIQKASNKALHFLFKHPASKSTQQNSLTPAPVEERLTIDESAVQTLEQTSESSIENDIRLDLNAYFMRESAQDGIYEKPKEASDSTEIKEKESEAEDLREQSQIEQTETPSNEKEKLDLSMPGMAKLYSLPDVEFYLAQLSPEELRYLTEMVVAYENGDPEGKIEKLRQAYASSQKDGFSKFLEVFNPFPKAHAIAPALPFATIYLLGALGILTYKATLEQSNFDYAMNEPEDVNSDFPALNHQALYFEIGMWLKNKFTSQPDLPDSAMGFPIHESDDVSYITPIPDAEAYGKQLEHIPIIDNLGQILSQPVPEKQSGADIYSQPLPPNSLKWNFDAYKVNGEEFIKTKDHDYYSAADYLEGFPGSYRVQGKTPMGDGKKLRRRWKTEDGKILEWDYQHGEVEMYTEKGKHLGAYDPDTGKKVKEPNNERNIKKFL; via the coding sequence ATGCCTAAAAATAATAAAGTGTTTAATCCTCAGCTCACCAATCTACCATTGCTCGAAGAGCAACTCAAAGCAGGTCTCAAGCCAAATGACTTCTATCATGGCCGTCAAACCTTATTAGATATTGCCTTAATTCATGAGCAATATGCTGCGGCTGATTTGCTAAAAAGATATGGTGCAATTGGGTATTTAGATGCTTCTAAAATACAGGAACAAAGAAGAAAGACTATTGAGCAATCGGCATTAATATCCGAATATTCTGTCAAATGTCATTATGATAAATTAGGTAAAGCATCACTTGATATTGAAGAATTAGATAGGAGCACATCCACTGCCTCTCGGTGTGTGCGTTTATCCGGGAATGATTTTTTAAAGGAAGGCTACTTAAATCAATCTGTGGCAATTATTCGGGTTCAGGACAAGCTTAATATTGTTATTTTAGAGAAGCGAGATCCTTCTAAAGTGGTTGCTGTTTTTCAATTTGATGAGAATTTTCAGCTAAACCTTCTCTCTGCCAATGCGCATAGCCATAATATCAGCATTGAATCTGAAGGTCAGATAAATATTTGTGAAAAAATATCTGCTAAAAAATTGAGCGTTATAGCAGATACATTGCATGTGCAAAAAGCTGCGTTTATTCAAGGCTGTGAGCTTAAGATTGATGCAAAACGAAGTGTTAGAAACCAAGGGGTATGGCTGACAGAGACTTTGGCTTTGTGTAGTTTTGATTTTATCAATGAAGGGCATATAAGGCTGACTGAAAAATATAGTATTGATTGTGGTGGTAGATTTGAGCAAAAAAATGAGCTGATTGCTGTACGGCAAGGCAGTGTAAAGGCGCATGTGGTAGAAAATGCGGCAACTTCAACGCTTTTAATCGCTGAGGGTGAGTTAAAGCTTTATGGTAAGGCTTATGTAAAGAATTCAGGCTCCATATTGGCAGATTATCTGGTTTTAGACAGTGAGCATCTTGTGAACAATCAGTATGGTGCGCTTATTAAAGCGGTTACTTGTATTGTTCCCCCTAAACCCAATCAATTTAATAATGCAGGCTTTTATTTGGTAGGGCGAAAAAATCACCTGAGTATACTTGATAAAGTTTTGAATTACGCTACTTCTGCTGTTGAAATTACAGGTATGCTCCTGCCGATGCCTTCACAATCCTTAAAAAATTTGAGAACTTCTTTATTAGTAGCTAAAACGCTTTATCACAGTGCTGGCATCTTGTCGAGATTGTATCAAGGAAAATATCTTGAGGTAAGCAATAGCGAATACGTGCATTTTTTCTTAGACCATGTATTGCCAAGCATTGGCGGATTATCAGGCAATGATGAAAAAACTAAATTTGTCTGCAATGTGTTTTATCAATTGTGGGGATGGTATTTAGGTGAAGATGAGTTAATTGACAGAAGCTTAACAATATTAGAGCTGATAATAAGCGCTGCAGCAACTTTGGGTAAAGGGAAATTAAGCGCTGAAGATATTAGTTTGTTGCAAAATGTTTCCAGAAAAATCATGCACTCCAGAAATACCTTTAAATTTGCGAAATCAGCCATTGAGGTCATATCTGCATATAGCTTAGGCACAGCGGAGGATACGCGAAATGCAAATGATACGATAGCAGCATTATCAGAGTCTGCCTTAAGAGATATGATTGATAGGCTTAGCCCCGATAAAATATTTGGTATAGAGTTTAACCCCAAAGATTTAGCGTTATTTGTATTAAATGGCGGGCATCAGCAAAGCCATACGGAGATTATAAAGCGTACGCTTTACTCTCTCATATATGCCTTACACAAATCTGAAAAAATATCGGATAGTTTAAAAGCAGAATATCAATTATACGCGCAAAGCTTTTTTTCAGGAAAAAATTGGTTGCTTTTATATCAGCGATACCAAGAAGGGAAAATCACTTACGCTGAGTTGACTCAGCAGCTCTTTAATAATCTTACTATTTATGCAAGTTATAGAGCAACCATCAATCAAATTGAAGCAAGTGCTGCTAAGGTATTAGAGACAGAATCTTTATCGGCAACAGATGAAGCTGAATCTCGTGCAAGTGAGCAGCTTGAATCAAATCTTGAAAAAACGATAGAAGATGAAGAACAGGCAGAGCCAGAAGTACACAGCGTACTTGAGGATGGGGTAACAGAAGAAGAAAACCAAGAAGAATTTGAGCTTATTGAAGACACAACCTATGCTCCCACGGAAGAAGAAGTTTTAGAGAAAATTCATGAAAATGCTGAGGCAGTGAGAATTTCCTATGGGGCAGATGTTGCAAAGGTTGATGTGATTATCGATGTTGATGCACAGGTTGAGAAAATTTTACATCCTCAACAAGATACAGATACAGACACAGAAACACCCGAGAGTCTAAATTTCGGTGAGCAGCTAGACAAGCTGTTATCCAATGGCATAAATACTCAGCATGTGCAGGCTATGATGGAGGTGCAAAGAGCCTTAGACGGTGATTATGCTGCTCAAGGTTATTTGGGTGTTTTTGCAAGCACATTACACAATCATGGTTTATTAGATAGCGTTGGAAACGCACATTTTTCTATTGAGGTGGGAAATAATTCTAATTCTATGCGTGCGACAGAAAATATTTTAATTTCTGGGCATGATATCAGTGTTAGAGATGAAGACAATAAACGCATTGCTGCGCTGAGCAACAACGAGGCAAACTCTTCTTTTCTGAATGAAGCTTCAGGCACAATTACATCAGGCAATGATATTCGTTTTTCAGGCGTAGGTCAGCTTGAAAATAGAGGCAGTGTTCAAGCGGATGCTCATGTGTACATCAATGATGCTAAATCTGTTGTGAATCATGAGAAGGCGAGCATCATAGGTGTTGAATCTGTTGATGTTGTTGCAGATGTTGAAGTGCAAAACATAGGATATGTGAGTGGTAAAAATGTTTCCTTAGAAGGTACACAAAAAGAAGCGCACAATGCAGGAAATATTGTTGCTCAAGAAGAAATTGTCTTAAAATCACAGCAAAAAATAAATCATACATCGGGTCGTTTGTCCGCACAAAAAATTATTTTAGCTGGCACAGAGATTGAAAAATCTGGCAACATGAGTGCTGTTTTAGTAAAGACAACAGGTTATGACACAGAAAGGCCTGAAAGTATTACTTGGCGTAGTGGTGAAGGCAATGACAATATATATGCATTGAGCCTTAATCCTCAAAAGTCCTTTCAATGTGATGCAGATGCTTTTAATGGCACACAGATTACAGATTTACAGCTAAACGAAGCAAAACTTGGCCAAACGCAATGGCCTTCTTTATCGCCAGATTTTAAAAATATTTTTCAACTTCAGTTGCCTTATTCTGAGCGCAGCATTTCACTTGAAAGTCTTCCTCAACTAAATCCTGCAGCAACCTTTATCTTGAATGCACCAGGCACACGCTTAGAAGCAGTGGGTGATGTCCCTGTTCATTATGCAAATACCCTGCGTTATAAGGGTGATGCTTTTCGGCAGACAGGTTCACATGGTTTTAAAGAAGCATGGTTTGATACAAAAGACTTTGATATTGAGGGTGGCACAAATAAATTATACCTTGAAAAAGGAGGTGTCATTCAATCTAAAACATTCAACAATAAAGGAAATTTGCATGCCGATGGCATCATTCATTGGAATGTTGAAAGTTTTACGAATGATGCACAAATTAGGCATTATATTGAAGAATTTATTCACTCAAAAGAAAATTATGTCACTGATTATGTTGACTCTACAGCGATTGTTGAAAATTCAGGCAGCATTTATGCGACAGGCCATCGTGGACATATTGCAGATTTTCAATCAACGGGTGGAAAATTTCGTTCTGGTACAGAAGGAAATTATCTTTATGTCGATAATGCGCATCTTCGTCCTCTTTTTACACAATCTGGCGTATATTCTAGAGGCGTGATTGAAGATGTGGGTTGGAGTTGGCATTCTTTGCCCAAAGCAAATAATGCACAATTTAGCAGTGAGGGTGAAACTGTCTTATATGGCACAGGTAAAATGATTGCCAGTGGCGCTGATGTATGGGGTGATAAAGGCACACACCTTTATTTTAATGAGGGCGTTCATGATGATAAGGTAGAATCAAGAGAGTATGTAATACAACAAGCCAAAGAACGTTCAGGTGGAAAAAATAGACACGTTACTGTTCCTTATACACAGGCACAAGTTGTTAGCCAGAATTATATTTCTGCCAATGATGGACCCATTACCATTGCTTCTGCCGATGGAAGTATCTTCTTAAAAAATACGATACTGAGCACACCTTATGATGCTTCTCTTATTGCAAGAGATAAAATTTGGATAGATGGCGCAGAAGTGAGCATCTATGAACGTGCGCACTACAAAGAAAGAGGCTTAAAACGAAGAAAAACGGTGCGCTCAGACAGTCACAGTGTTGAGGTACACAGTAGTTATTTGTTTATTGGCGGCACTTTGGTTGTTTCTTGCTTGGACTTTCAGTTAAGTGCTGTATCAGGCGTGATTGGCAATGCAGATGTAACAGCTTTCACCACAAACTTAAGTGCGCAAGAAGAAAGTTTTAAAAATACCACGACCACAAAAACCTTTTCGATTGGATTGCCAGGAGAGAATTTAATTGAACTGCTATCAAGCCATAATGCCAAAGCTATATTTTCAAGTTTAGTCAAAAACTGTGGTTGGGATATCGATGAATTAACCGCTTTAGCCAATGCAAAAAGTATTGCTGAAATACCTGCGCCTTTACTCAATTGTGCAAGAGATGCTTGGAATTTAACTGCCATGGTTGCCCATGCTTGCAATGAATTTGGCGGTAGTCCTGCAAAGTTTATTGGTTCAATTACTGACCAGATGGGTTTGACAACCCAGTTGTCGAATGGAATGCGTATACCCACGCCTAATGTAAGTCTCAATTGGTCAAAAACCAAAGAAAAAACAGAACAGAGCCATATGGTTGCTTCTAACTTATATATAGGTGGCACCTTTAAGTTGTTTGGCAGTAAATTGATTATTGCGGATGGCTCAAAAATTGATGCAAATGTTTTGCTGCTCTCTCTTGCCAAAGGGATTGAAATGACAAAGGGCGTAGATAAATATAGCTATCAATCCGTGACTAAAAGCGGCAGCCTTACTACAGATCTCTCAAATCCGATTGCATCCAGTGTTTCTGCCAGTAGAAACTCTGTTCGTATAGAATCTGAAACAGTAGATTTGGCTTTGTTGCAGGGGCGTGAGGCGGCCTATATCAGTGTGGGTGAGTCTATTGTGGGTGAGGGGCGTATCATTGCCGATAAAGGCAAAGTAAGTGCCCCTCATATTGAGCTTGTTTCAGCTCAAAGTTCCTATACAGAATCTTGTAAAGCATCTTCTGTTGGTATTGGTGCCAATGCTATTGGTGCAGGTGTATTGCCTCAAGCGTCCATAAATGCCTCACAATCTCGTGTTGAAAATACTGTGACTGAGAAGGCTGGTATCTTTATAGAAAATGGCACCTTAGTGACAAATGAGTGTAATTTAGAAAAAGGCTCTGTTATTTCCGTCAAACGTTTAGAGCGTTTGGATGGTAAAGAGGGCTTGCCTGTTATCACAGGCAGTATGGCCACCGATCATAATACTCAAACCCAGTCTAGCGTTGGTATCACGCTTGCGCATTTTGATGCTGAGCCTGGGGCAGATATGCGATATAGCAGCGATCGAGCACAGACAATCCATCAGCCTTCTGTGTATGCAGAGAATATTGTAGCAGGCGATTTTGTAGGCATTAATACGGATAAAGCGCAGGAGTCTATTGAGCTTGAGAGTTGTCATAGAGGATATGCCGTTGCTGGATTTGTGCCGAACAAAGAAAAATATGAAAAACAAGCAGAAGACATACAAAAAGCATCTAATAAAGCCTTACATTTTTTGTTTAAGCATCCTGCTTCTAAATCCACACAACAAAATAGCTTGACACCAGCCCCCGTAGAAGAGCGTTTAACGATTGATGAAAGTGCAGTACAAACCTTAGAACAAACCTCAGAATCTTCTATCGAAAATGATATACGCCTCGATCTGAATGCCTACTTTATGAGAGAAAGCGCACAAGATGGTATTTATGAGAAGCCTAAAGAGGCATCTGATTCGACAGAAATTAAAGAAAAAGAAAGTGAAGCAGAGGACTTAAGAGAGCAAAGCCAAATAGAGCAAACAGAGACACCATCTAATGAAAAAGAGAAATTAGATTTGTCTATGCCTGGTATGGCTAAACTATACAGTTTGCCTGATGTAGAATTCTATTTGGCACAACTATCACCAGAGGAACTACGCTATCTGACGGAAATGGTTGTGGCTTATGAAAATGGTGATCCTGAAGGCAAGATTGAAAAATTAAGACAGGCTTATGCAAGCAGTCAAAAAGATGGTTTTTCCAAGTTTTTGGAAGTATTTAATCCCTTTCCAAAGGCACATGCAATAGCACCTGCTTTGCCATTTGCGACTATTTATCTTCTAGGCGCTTTAGGTATTCTAACGTATAAAGCAACGTTAGAACAATCAAACTTTGATTATGCAATGAATGAGCCAGAAGATGTAAATTCAGATTTTCCGGCACTGAATCATCAAGCACTTTATTTTGAAATAGGTATGTGGCTAAAAAATAAATTTACAAGCCAGCCAGATTTGCCTGATAGTGCTATGGGATTCCCTATACATGAATCTGATGATGTGTCTTATATTACACCTATCCCTGATGCTGAAGCGTATGGTAAGCAATTAGAGCATATACCTATCATTGATAATCTAGGGCAGATATTGTCTCAGCCGGTGCCGGAGAAACAATCGGGAGCTGATATTTATTCTCAACCATTACCTCCAAATTCCTTGAAATGGAATTTTGATGCCTATAAAGTGAATGGTGAAGAATTTATTAAAACAAAAGATCATGATTATTATTCTGCTGCTGATTATTTAGAGGGGTTTCCTGGTTCTTATCGAGTTCAAGGAAAAACACCTATGGGAGATGGGAAAAAATTAAGAAGGCGTTGGAAAACAGAAGATGGGAAAATTCTTGAATGGGATTACCAACATGGTGAGGTAGAAATGTATACAGAAAAAGGCAAGCATTTAGGTGCTTATGATCCAGATACAGGGAAAAAAGTCAAAGAACCAAACAATGAGAGAAATATTAAAAAATTCTTATAA
- a CDS encoding DUF7683 domain-containing protein, which yields MTINSKEADKIIRTVSGYDLVPDKNGDHLFRIKYYLKPIDLNFLRQLFNIDMSSEDMADLYMLYCYEINEIQAKALQPYVINGVIDLRKYSFMLESERSYPGQRLNFSDS from the coding sequence ATGACAATTAATTCTAAAGAGGCTGATAAAATAATACGCACTGTTTCTGGCTATGATCTTGTGCCTGATAAAAATGGGGATCACTTATTTCGTATCAAATATTATTTAAAACCAATAGATTTGAATTTTTTGAGACAGCTTTTTAATATTGATATGAGTAGTGAAGATATGGCCGATCTTTATATGCTTTATTGTTATGAAATAAATGAAATACAAGCAAAAGCGTTACAGCCATATGTGATTAATGGAGTCATAGATTTAAGAAAATATTCCTTTATGCTTGAATCAGAAAGAAGCTATCCTGGGCAACGTCTTAATTTCTCTGACTCTTGA
- a CDS encoding ATP-binding cassette domain-containing protein — translation MSVNNNGQAKEHLSTLEIVSAFFPFVWSTKTFSIKCRLLFSLLLVVVTMALNLGVPIIFKYAVNMLSDPTNLKENMILLVIASYGLFWTFGRYSEKLRQMLLYKPLARTMTEYSLHVFRHLHSLSLKFHLQRETGAVTSSIHRAQLAIAMVVNNVMLNIIPDILEVLLAFVILWHLYSLSYGLLVLSVLGLFLLITIFTSNYATKFQQAFNKIDMGVSARIVDSLLNVDTVKLFNNQIFEQKQADKLLTSSSNALVKMFLVKNIAFVVQTIIVSAGLIIITYKAGQDVLADKLQVGDFILINAYLIQFLFPLSRFGELLHNTREFLSKIEASAKLLKHECHIHEIENAPDIIIQKADIHFNEVSFSYDESRSILNNISFSIFENTSLAIVGPSGSGKSTIARLLLRFFDVSSGVISISGQDISRVTKSSLRRCIGVVPQDIVLFNDTLRYNLIYGTFDATEEDINRAIKMAHLEMLIHKLPQKLETMVGERGLKLSGGERQRIGIARALIKKPKILLFDEATSSLDTVTEKEIQANIEELSKNITTVIIAHRLSTIVHADNILVLKNGNIVESGKHKQLLKDGELYSTLWKSQLKHHD, via the coding sequence ATGTCTGTAAACAATAACGGCCAAGCCAAAGAGCATTTAAGCACACTAGAAATAGTTTCGGCTTTTTTCCCTTTTGTATGGTCAACCAAGACTTTTAGTATCAAATGTAGACTCCTATTTTCTTTATTGCTGGTTGTTGTGACCATGGCTTTAAATTTAGGTGTACCAATCATTTTTAAGTATGCTGTTAATATGCTATCTGATCCGACAAACTTAAAAGAAAATATGATTCTTCTCGTTATCGCAAGCTATGGTTTATTTTGGACTTTTGGGCGGTATTCAGAAAAACTACGCCAAATGCTGCTTTATAAGCCACTTGCTCGTACCATGACGGAATATAGCTTGCATGTATTTAGGCATTTGCATTCTTTAAGCTTAAAATTTCATCTGCAAAGAGAAACCGGCGCGGTAACAAGCTCAATACATAGAGCGCAGCTAGCTATTGCTATGGTTGTCAACAATGTGATGCTTAACATAATACCTGATATATTAGAGGTATTATTGGCTTTTGTTATTTTGTGGCATCTATATAGCCTATCTTATGGGCTATTGGTTCTATCGGTGCTTGGATTATTTCTACTGATTACCATATTTACTTCAAACTATGCTACAAAATTTCAGCAGGCATTTAATAAAATTGACATGGGTGTTAGCGCTAGAATAGTAGATAGCTTGTTGAATGTTGATACCGTTAAATTATTCAATAACCAAATTTTTGAACAAAAACAAGCAGATAAGCTTTTAACAAGTAGTAGTAATGCGCTGGTTAAAATGTTTTTAGTAAAAAATATTGCTTTTGTTGTGCAAACAATTATTGTAAGTGCTGGTTTGATAATTATTACTTACAAAGCAGGTCAGGATGTATTAGCGGATAAGTTGCAAGTGGGGGATTTTATATTGATTAATGCATATTTAATTCAATTTCTATTTCCCTTAAGTCGTTTTGGTGAGCTGTTGCATAATACAAGAGAGTTTTTAAGCAAAATAGAAGCATCAGCTAAATTATTAAAGCATGAGTGCCATATCCATGAAATAGAAAATGCACCTGATATTATTATACAAAAAGCAGATATTCATTTTAATGAAGTTTCATTTTCTTATGATGAAAGTCGTAGCATATTAAACAATATTTCTTTTTCAATATTCGAAAATACATCTCTTGCAATCGTTGGGCCTTCTGGTTCAGGAAAATCTACCATTGCTCGATTATTGTTAAGATTTTTTGATGTTAGTTCGGGAGTTATTTCCATTAGCGGACAAGACATTAGCAGAGTGACTAAATCTTCATTAAGACGTTGTATTGGTGTTGTGCCACAAGATATCGTGCTCTTTAATGATACACTACGTTATAATTTAATCTATGGCACATTTGATGCAACTGAAGAGGATATCAATCGTGCCATCAAAATGGCGCATCTTGAAATGCTTATACATAAGCTGCCTCAGAAATTAGAGACTATGGTTGGCGAACGTGGATTAAAATTATCAGGCGGAGAAAGGCAGCGCATAGGTATTGCAAGAGCTTTAATTAAAAAACCAAAAATATTATTGTTTGATGAAGCTACCTCTTCTCTAGATACTGTCACGGAAAAAGAAATACAAGCAAATATTGAAGAACTTTCTAAGAACATTACAACAGTCATCATCGCTCATCGCTTAAGCACCATTGTTCATGCAGATAATATTCTAGTTCTTAAGAATGGCAATATTGTAGAATCAGGAAAGCATAAACAATTATTGAAAGATGGTGAATTATATTCTACCTTGTGGAAGAGCCAGCTAAAACATCATGACTAG